A stretch of Lysinibacillus agricola DNA encodes these proteins:
- a CDS encoding SUKH-3 domain-containing protein has product MIDVLTVFGGMTYKYKHPNGSIETFHFSPEEAVGDYYGKEDFEEFEARINEPLIVVGEAYRGYLIMFISQSGKVFAKNASSLYKLGDNIFEALDTLCLFKIPEEIN; this is encoded by the coding sequence GTGATTGATGTATTAACCGTTTTTGGTGGGATGACATATAAATATAAACACCCTAACGGAAGTATAGAAACATTTCATTTTAGCCCTGAAGAAGCAGTAGGGGATTATTATGGAAAAGAAGACTTTGAGGAATTTGAGGCGCGGATAAATGAGCCTCTTATTGTAGTTGGTGAAGCATATCGTGGTTATTTAATTATGTTTATCTCTCAATCGGGTAAGGTGTTTGCTAAAAATGCAAGCTCATTATATAAATTGGGCGACAACATTTTTGAAGCATTAGATACTCTTTGTTTATTTAAAATACCGGAAGAAATCAATTAA
- a CDS encoding MFS transporter, with translation MTTNEVTKKNRNLILVLLFLGWSLGNLDRYIMNYAVVSITGDLNLDASSTGIILSSFFLGYAIMQIPGGWLADKFGAKKILLFSVIMWSIFTGLTAIAWSLVAMIIIRFLFGIGEGGFQPSSSKIIATVFPREERGRAMSIMLSSGGIVSLIVPLLAAYLLGTIGWRTMFVVIGAIGAIIAFLYWKYIKLPQDEAVGNSDSKENSSTKVNFKELFKTPLMWNLIIAYFCIYAVNWGLVSWIPTYLQKNRGLDLMSIGWAQTIPAITTIIGVYGSGYIIDKLPQGKDKVLGAISCAAIGILLYLMFTAESVTMFIGYQTIVSLFIAFVITLLPAIVLKKLPSSITGSAMGIVNTGGQLAGFVTPMAIGFMVDAFNGSFDAAFWMLIGFAIICIIALLTLNDQKGTLLNS, from the coding sequence ATGACAACGAATGAAGTAACAAAAAAAAACAGAAATTTAATCCTGGTACTCTTATTTTTAGGATGGTCATTAGGAAATCTAGATCGTTACATCATGAACTATGCAGTAGTATCGATTACTGGTGATTTAAATTTAGATGCTTCTTCTACTGGTATTATTTTAAGCTCCTTCTTTTTAGGCTATGCGATTATGCAAATACCTGGTGGGTGGCTAGCTGATAAATTTGGTGCTAAAAAAATCTTACTTTTTTCAGTAATTATGTGGTCAATATTCACAGGTTTAACAGCCATAGCTTGGTCTTTAGTTGCAATGATTATCATTCGTTTTTTATTTGGTATTGGGGAAGGTGGGTTCCAACCATCTAGCTCTAAAATTATTGCGACGGTTTTCCCGAGGGAAGAAAGAGGGCGAGCAATGTCAATCATGCTTTCCTCTGGAGGTATCGTGTCGTTAATCGTACCTTTACTCGCAGCTTATTTGTTAGGAACAATTGGTTGGCGCACAATGTTTGTTGTAATTGGTGCTATCGGTGCTATTATCGCATTTTTATATTGGAAATATATCAAACTTCCACAAGATGAAGCGGTGGGAAATAGTGATAGTAAAGAGAACTCTTCAACTAAAGTAAATTTTAAGGAGCTATTTAAGACGCCACTTATGTGGAATTTGATTATTGCTTATTTCTGTATTTATGCAGTGAATTGGGGATTAGTATCTTGGATTCCTACCTATCTTCAGAAAAATCGTGGACTCGATTTAATGTCGATTGGTTGGGCACAAACAATTCCAGCCATCACTACTATTATTGGTGTCTATGGTAGCGGATACATCATTGATAAGCTTCCACAAGGAAAGGATAAAGTGCTAGGTGCGATTTCTTGTGCAGCTATCGGTATTTTATTGTATTTAATGTTTACAGCGGAATCCGTAACAATGTTCATAGGGTACCAAACTATTGTTTCATTATTTATTGCATTTGTTATTACGTTATTACCAGCAATCGTATTAAAGAAATTACCATCTTCCATTACAGGTTCAGCGATGGGGATTGTTAATACAGGTGGACAATTAGCAGGCTTTGTTACACCTATGGCTATCGGATTTATGGTAGATGCTTTTAACGGATCCTTTGATGCAGCCTTTTGGATGTTAATTGGATTTGCAATAATTTGTATCATTGCACTATTAACGTTAAATGATCAAAAAGGAACATTGTTGAATTCATAA
- a CDS encoding serine hydrolase domain-containing protein, whose protein sequence is MLLEERLNNWVDSYNRNGYLNGTLLITSNENILLNRGFGMANWEHSVPNVPTTKFRIGSLTKAFTAMAIFQLHEKQKLNIDDYVGKYLQDYPNGQQITIYHCLTNSSGIPNYTNAPDFWFRTMRLPSTLDQLIDSFKERELEFEPGSNFGYSNSAYALLTVIIEKVSDMPYADYIQQHICHPLGMYHTGCDDGVKVIPGLASGYSFWEEPIHAAYADMSFPLGSMVFIQQQRTYLFGIRP, encoded by the coding sequence ATGCTATTAGAGGAACGGTTAAATAATTGGGTAGATTCTTATAATCGAAACGGTTATTTGAATGGTACTTTATTAATTACATCTAATGAGAATATTCTTTTAAACAGAGGTTTTGGTATGGCGAATTGGGAGCATAGCGTTCCAAATGTGCCAACAACTAAATTTCGTATAGGGTCACTCACGAAAGCATTTACAGCGATGGCTATATTTCAATTGCATGAAAAGCAAAAATTGAATATTGATGATTACGTAGGAAAATATCTACAAGATTATCCGAATGGTCAACAAATAACAATCTATCATTGTTTAACTAATAGTTCCGGAATACCTAATTATACAAATGCCCCTGATTTTTGGTTTCGTACAATGAGATTGCCATCCACATTAGATCAGCTAATTGATTCCTTTAAAGAAAGGGAATTAGAGTTTGAACCTGGTAGTAATTTTGGCTATTCAAATTCAGCGTATGCTTTGTTAACGGTCATTATAGAAAAAGTTTCAGATATGCCTTATGCAGATTACATACAGCAGCATATATGTCATCCATTAGGTATGTATCATACAGGTTGTGATGATGGAGTAAAGGTGATTCCAGGTTTAGCATCTGGCTATTCATTTTGGGAAGAACCAATTCATGCTGCGTATGCGGATATGTCATTTCCATTAGGCTCTATGGTTTTTATTCAACAACAGAGGACCTATTTATTTGGGATAAGGCCATAA
- a CDS encoding glutaminase translates to MPTDHINHNNHLTAEWVKQFRPYAKEGKCASYIPALAEKDPNQLAISIIGTNNDEMKAGETTELFTLQSVSKVVTFILACMERGLPYVLERVDVEPTGDTFNSIIRLESHQPGKPFNPMINAGAITVSSMLDGNSPQEKVSKILQFLEQIVGKELKVNEEVYQSEWQTANRNRSLAYYLMDSGFLDCPVEEALEVYLKQCAIEVNVSDLAMIGLVIANDGYHPLLNKQLFPKQVAKLAKALMVTCGMYNASGKFAAFIGLPAKSGVSGAILVAVPSHAGLDSPFPAGCGIGIYGPAIDTIGNSVAGVNLLKHIATEWNMNIF, encoded by the coding sequence ATGCCGACAGATCATATCAATCATAATAATCACCTTACGGCAGAATGGGTGAAACAGTTTCGTCCTTATGCTAAAGAGGGGAAATGCGCAAGCTATATTCCCGCTTTAGCGGAAAAAGATCCAAATCAATTAGCGATTTCGATTATCGGTACTAATAATGATGAAATGAAAGCCGGAGAGACAACTGAACTATTTACTCTACAAAGTGTTTCAAAAGTCGTTACATTTATTTTAGCGTGTATGGAACGAGGATTACCTTATGTTTTAGAACGAGTAGATGTTGAACCTACAGGTGACACCTTCAATTCAATCATTCGTCTAGAGAGTCATCAGCCTGGAAAACCTTTTAATCCAATGATTAATGCAGGAGCAATTACAGTATCCTCTATGCTTGACGGAAATTCTCCGCAAGAGAAGGTTTCAAAAATCCTTCAATTTTTAGAACAAATCGTGGGCAAGGAATTAAAGGTTAATGAAGAGGTTTATCAATCCGAGTGGCAAACTGCTAATCGAAACCGTTCATTAGCCTATTATTTAATGGATTCTGGCTTTTTAGACTGTCCTGTAGAAGAGGCATTGGAGGTTTATTTGAAACAATGTGCTATTGAAGTAAATGTTTCGGATTTGGCGATGATTGGTTTAGTAATCGCCAATGATGGCTATCATCCTCTATTAAATAAACAGCTCTTTCCAAAGCAAGTAGCAAAATTAGCGAAGGCATTGATGGTTACTTGCGGTATGTATAATGCTTCTGGTAAATTTGCAGCATTTATAGGGTTACCTGCTAAAAGTGGTGTCTCTGGAGCAATTCTTGTGGCTGTACCAAGTCACGCAGGCTTAGATTCACCTTTTCCTGCTGGCTGCGGTATTGGCATTTATGGACCGGCGATTGATACAATCGGGAACAGTGTAGCAGGAGTGAATTTACTAAAGCATATCGCTACCGAGTGGAATATGAATATTTTTTAA
- a CDS encoding RNA 2'-phosphotransferase, whose amino-acid sequence MAYEELSKEVSYALRHAPWEYELEMDDEGWVSLEQLRAAFSATPKWRQLEVNEFIDMVNMAEKKRHEIHDNKIRALYGHSNSIHKIAQEERIPPNVLYHGTAKRFLEKIKIEGLLPRSRQYVHLSVDTETATLVGKRRDNEPRILKINAKEAYDQGVKFYYGNDNVWLVDSIDAKYIDDSW is encoded by the coding sequence ATGGCTTATGAAGAGTTAAGCAAGGAAGTTTCGTATGCACTTAGGCATGCTCCATGGGAATATGAATTAGAAATGGATGATGAAGGTTGGGTTTCTCTAGAACAATTAAGAGCTGCTTTTTCAGCCACACCAAAATGGAGGCAGTTAGAGGTTAATGAATTTATTGACATGGTCAATATGGCAGAGAAGAAGCGTCATGAAATACATGATAATAAGATTAGGGCACTATATGGACATTCAAATAGTATTCATAAGATAGCACAAGAAGAAAGAATACCACCAAATGTGTTGTATCATGGTACTGCTAAGAGATTTCTAGAGAAAATTAAGATAGAAGGACTCCTTCCGCGATCGCGACAATATGTACATTTGTCAGTAGATACGGAAACAGCTACTCTCGTTGGAAAAAGAAGAGATAATGAACCTCGAATATTGAAGATAAACGCAAAGGAAGCCTACGACCAAGGTGTTAAGTTTTACTATGGAAATGATAATGTTTGGCTAGTGGATTCGATTGATGCTAAATATATTGATGATAGTTGGTAA
- the comX gene encoding competence pheromone ComX, translating into MINMIQFLEQNPSLVTLLKEKKASLVGVTELEQKAILESFDGDLRIGNGIWQ; encoded by the coding sequence ATGATTAACATGATTCAATTTTTAGAACAAAATCCGTCGTTGGTAACTTTGTTGAAAGAAAAAAAAGCTTCTCTAGTTGGTGTTACAGAACTTGAACAGAAGGCAATTTTAGAGTCCTTTGATGGAGATTTACGCATAGGAAATGGAATTTGGCAATAA
- a CDS encoding sensor histidine kinase, with product MAIKLLKSKWFWLAVGIYLALGIYVLYITYSTPFISIKIQEEDGQWVVKDPYYKDWANKQGISLGDIVLNVDSVQIKDVSNIKYGSVIREANELTIMKPEGKISRIKINHLDIPEQFYYMLIVPSIYYFLTLLISFYLYYKQKNTELLNLLILFILTVSLAYVSIGASSKLNGVGIIVNSGSMLLCLIYLLHFLRNYFSFLGIHCAFLSNIKVFYTIPLIAILLSICGIVAKTTFSSIILWLFFLLLIFILSILIIYYFKYRKPQLKVLLMSIIIPFFPFLFLYALPVIVCNQYILSADVCSLFLILIPYSFICTQLTERIFDMEYFITRLRHYFNFSFAFTIWLLIGLYWITDLSISRMTEIFFFAFLSLIALFYIKEKIDYSKRKILFSTKGDYIHRLYTTVDSIGRVVKIEDLLEKFVQEIALHLEIKQVYVLTYDLQTHQVTSTSKSKEYTQNQIDEVLIEKLGLGDIKKTEHFYIAFIHQDVNYKRILVVDHNKSIYLKDEELLWLELLLLYLNNFIENTKMVEDLLEQLKHMKDADKNKLPWLNKLLWLRFEEEKYQLAQELHDTILQEQLHIAREMNVFIHAKKTSDIQSNLSKIHDHMLASLNDLRGYCENLKPPLLDTLGLNAALEKLIQKNHKRADFVLIYTIDRLYLEDERLNLMIYRLFQELLNNALKHSYANTVEIHLLETEEGFEIIYSDDGVGCKMDDIILADSMGIRGMQDRVQAFNGQFFINTNVGEGMSIRIKVIEGDHTHSYDYDTYHRRPTHS from the coding sequence TTGGCAATAAAGTTACTAAAAAGTAAATGGTTTTGGCTTGCTGTAGGTATATATCTAGCTCTAGGTATTTATGTGCTTTATATTACTTACAGCACGCCTTTTATAAGTATTAAAATACAGGAAGAAGATGGACAATGGGTTGTAAAAGATCCCTATTATAAAGATTGGGCAAATAAGCAAGGAATCTCTCTTGGGGACATTGTTCTAAATGTTGATAGCGTTCAAATTAAAGATGTTTCTAATATAAAGTATGGTTCAGTTATTCGAGAAGCTAATGAATTAACGATAATGAAGCCAGAAGGAAAGATTAGTAGAATAAAAATAAATCATTTAGATATACCTGAACAATTTTACTATATGTTGATAGTTCCTTCTATTTATTATTTCTTGACTTTATTGATTTCATTTTATTTGTATTACAAACAGAAAAATACTGAACTTTTAAATTTACTAATTCTGTTTATATTAACTGTATCACTAGCCTATGTTAGTATTGGTGCGTCTAGTAAACTAAATGGCGTAGGGATAATTGTAAATAGTGGTAGCATGCTTTTGTGCTTAATATACTTATTACATTTTTTAAGAAATTATTTCTCCTTTTTAGGAATACATTGTGCTTTTCTTAGTAACATTAAAGTATTTTATACAATACCTTTAATAGCTATTCTTCTTAGTATCTGTGGTATAGTTGCCAAAACAACATTCTCTAGTATAATATTGTGGTTATTTTTCCTATTACTTATTTTTATCCTTAGTATTTTAATAATATATTATTTTAAGTACAGAAAGCCACAATTAAAAGTATTATTAATGAGTATTATTATCCCGTTCTTCCCGTTTCTTTTTCTATATGCATTACCAGTAATTGTATGTAATCAATACATACTCTCTGCCGATGTGTGCTCCCTATTCTTAATTCTCATACCTTACAGCTTTATATGTACACAGCTCACTGAACGTATTTTTGATATGGAATACTTTATTACGCGTTTACGTCATTATTTTAATTTTTCATTTGCTTTTACAATTTGGCTATTAATAGGTCTGTATTGGATTACTGATTTATCAATTTCAAGAATGACGGAAATATTCTTTTTTGCCTTTTTATCGTTAATTGCACTTTTCTACATTAAAGAGAAAATAGATTATAGCAAGCGAAAAATCCTTTTTTCAACAAAAGGGGATTATATCCATCGATTGTATACGACAGTTGATAGTATTGGAAGGGTCGTAAAGATTGAAGACTTACTTGAGAAATTTGTTCAAGAAATTGCTTTACATCTTGAGATTAAACAAGTTTACGTTTTAACCTATGATTTACAAACACATCAAGTTACTTCTACGAGCAAATCAAAAGAATATACACAAAATCAGATTGATGAAGTTTTAATTGAGAAGCTAGGTTTAGGAGATATCAAGAAAACTGAGCATTTTTATATTGCTTTTATCCACCAGGATGTTAATTATAAAAGAATATTAGTTGTAGACCATAATAAATCTATCTATCTAAAGGATGAAGAATTATTATGGCTTGAATTATTGCTTTTATACTTAAATAATTTTATAGAAAATACAAAAATGGTGGAAGATCTTCTCGAACAGTTAAAGCATATGAAGGATGCTGATAAAAATAAGCTACCTTGGCTCAATAAGCTATTGTGGTTAAGGTTTGAAGAAGAAAAATATCAATTAGCTCAAGAACTTCATGACACGATTTTACAAGAGCAGCTACATATTGCTAGAGAAATGAATGTATTTATACATGCAAAGAAAACGTCAGATATTCAATCGAACCTTTCCAAGATTCATGATCATATGCTTGCTTCGTTGAATGATTTAAGAGGCTACTGTGAAAATTTAAAGCCCCCCTTATTAGATACATTGGGACTAAATGCTGCGCTTGAGAAGCTTATTCAAAAAAATCATAAGCGTGCTGATTTTGTTTTAATTTACACAATTGATCGTCTATATTTGGAGGATGAGCGTTTAAACTTAATGATTTATCGGCTTTTCCAAGAGTTGTTAAACAATGCTTTAAAACATTCGTATGCCAACACTGTCGAAATTCATCTGTTAGAAACAGAAGAGGGCTTTGAAATTATTTATTCTGATGATGGTGTAGGATGTAAAATGGATGATATCATTCTTGCTGATTCAATGGGCATCAGGGGAATGCAAGATAGGGTACAGGCCTTTAATGGTCAGTTTTTTATCAACACCAATGTAGGAGAAGGAATGTCCATTCGAATTAAAGTAATTGAAGGGGATCATACCCATTCCTATGACTACGATACGTATCATAGAAGGCCAACTCACTCATAG
- a CDS encoding M20 family metallopeptidase has product MSFHEKISSLIEAKRDVSIALSDAIWAVPELHFQEKKSVQYMKAALEKEGFATELGIAGLDTALVGTYGSGKPVIAFLGEYDALPGLSQKGGATQCEPLEDSGNGHGCGHNLLGTGAFAAAVAVKDYLEQNNQSATIRFYGCPAEENGSGKAYMAKAGIFDDADIAISWHPGTFSTVMTCNSLANYAVTFKFTGKSAHAAAAPHLGRSALDAVELMNVGVNYLREHVVPEARVHYAVTNSGGTSPNVVQPYAEVTYLVRAPKKQQVQEIYKRVENIAKGATLMTETSLEIDFEGSASNLIPNKTLYNIMNKQLLEIGMPNYTIEDEQHAQTIFNTFSPEVQATALLGLKKDDVVQLKDKVIANHIPSVLPEFIMGGSTDVGDVSWNVPTVQCTTVCMALGTPLHTWQVVSQGVMPIAHKGMLQAAKVMACTAVDLIDNPALIEEAKKEWKERLDGETYVSLIPEGTKPPKL; this is encoded by the coding sequence ATGAGTTTTCATGAAAAAATTTCGTCATTAATTGAAGCAAAAAGAGATGTAAGCATTGCATTAAGTGATGCAATTTGGGCTGTACCTGAACTTCATTTTCAAGAAAAAAAATCTGTTCAGTATATGAAGGCAGCTTTAGAAAAAGAAGGCTTTGCAACAGAACTTGGAATTGCAGGGCTTGATACAGCACTAGTTGGAACATATGGTTCTGGAAAGCCTGTTATTGCTTTTCTTGGTGAGTATGATGCCTTACCAGGATTAAGTCAAAAAGGTGGAGCTACTCAATGTGAACCGCTAGAGGATAGCGGGAATGGTCATGGTTGTGGGCATAATTTATTGGGCACAGGAGCATTTGCTGCGGCAGTAGCTGTTAAAGATTACTTAGAGCAAAATAATCAATCTGCTACGATTCGCTTTTATGGCTGTCCTGCAGAAGAAAATGGTTCAGGTAAAGCTTATATGGCGAAGGCTGGTATTTTTGATGATGCAGATATTGCAATTTCTTGGCATCCAGGTACTTTTTCAACAGTGATGACTTGTAACTCTCTAGCAAACTATGCAGTTACGTTTAAATTTACTGGAAAAAGCGCACATGCAGCTGCTGCACCTCATCTTGGTAGAAGTGCATTAGATGCTGTTGAATTAATGAATGTAGGGGTAAACTATTTACGTGAGCATGTTGTTCCAGAAGCACGTGTGCATTATGCAGTGACAAACTCGGGTGGGACATCACCGAATGTAGTGCAACCATATGCAGAGGTGACTTACTTAGTAAGAGCACCTAAAAAACAGCAGGTACAAGAGATTTATAAACGTGTAGAAAACATAGCTAAAGGTGCAACATTAATGACCGAAACATCGTTAGAAATCGATTTTGAAGGATCTGCATCAAATCTTATTCCAAATAAAACACTTTATAATATTATGAATAAACAATTACTTGAAATAGGTATGCCAAATTATACAATAGAAGATGAGCAGCATGCACAAACTATTTTCAATACTTTCTCTCCAGAAGTTCAGGCAACAGCATTACTAGGTCTAAAAAAAGATGATGTGGTACAGCTAAAAGATAAAGTAATAGCTAATCACATACCTAGTGTACTACCTGAATTTATAATGGGCGGTTCAACAGATGTTGGCGATGTAAGTTGGAATGTCCCAACTGTTCAATGTACAACGGTATGTATGGCACTTGGTACACCACTTCATACTTGGCAGGTTGTATCACAGGGGGTTATGCCAATAGCACATAAAGGGATGTTACAGGCAGCAAAAGTTATGGCCTGCACTGCTGTTGATTTAATTGATAATCCAGCACTTATTGAAGAAGCTAAAAAAGAATGGAAAGAACGTCTGGATGGAGAGACTTATGTTTCGCTAATTCCAGAAGGTACTAAGCCTCCAAAACTGTAA